From the Streptomyces sp. KMM 9044 genome, one window contains:
- a CDS encoding ABC transporter ATP-binding protein, whose protein sequence is MLLDRVEKVFDVRKKTGFMKRERRRVRAVDSLSFSVARGEMVGYIGPNGAGKSTTIKMLTGILTPSGGRLRVAGIDPTRERMRLAHRIGVVFGQRTTLWWDLPLLDSYRLMHRMYRIPDVRYRANLDRLVELLDLGDLLDTPVRQLSLGQRMRGDIAAALLHDPEVLYLDEPTIGLDVISKSRVRDFLRELNAERATTVLLTTHDLQDIEQLCSRVMVIDHGRLMYDGALAGLHRVGESERTLVVDLEREVPPIDVPALARVVRVEGPRQWLAFPAAQSAAPLVARIAAEYPLVDLSVREPDIEAVIAKMYAERAGQRDRVDRVEGTAGGAPPDARDEGAGRVVS, encoded by the coding sequence ATCCTTCTCGACCGGGTCGAGAAGGTCTTCGACGTGCGGAAGAAGACCGGGTTCATGAAGCGGGAGCGGCGGCGGGTGCGGGCCGTGGACTCGCTCTCGTTCTCCGTGGCCCGCGGCGAGATGGTCGGCTACATCGGGCCCAACGGCGCGGGCAAGTCGACCACGATCAAGATGCTGACCGGGATCCTCACCCCGAGCGGCGGCCGGCTGCGGGTGGCCGGCATCGACCCCACCCGGGAGCGGATGCGGCTGGCGCACCGCATAGGGGTGGTGTTCGGGCAGCGGACGACGCTGTGGTGGGACCTGCCGCTGCTCGACTCGTACCGGCTGATGCACCGCATGTACCGTATTCCCGACGTCCGTTATCGCGCGAACCTGGACCGGCTCGTCGAACTCCTCGACCTGGGCGACCTGTTGGACACCCCGGTACGGCAGCTCTCCCTGGGGCAGCGGATGCGTGGCGACATCGCGGCGGCGCTGCTGCACGATCCGGAGGTGCTGTACCTGGACGAGCCGACGATCGGTCTGGACGTCATCTCCAAGAGCAGGGTGCGGGACTTCCTGCGGGAGCTGAACGCCGAGCGGGCCACGACGGTACTGCTGACCACGCACGACCTGCAGGACATCGAGCAGTTGTGCTCGCGGGTGATGGTCATCGACCACGGCCGCCTGATGTACGACGGTGCGCTCGCCGGCCTGCACCGGGTGGGGGAGAGCGAACGGACGCTGGTGGTGGACCTGGAACGGGAGGTGCCGCCGATCGACGTGCCGGCCCTCGCGCGGGTGGTGCGGGTGGAGGGGCCGAGGCAGTGGCTGGCGTTCCCGGCGGCGCAGTCGGCGGCTCCGCTGGTGGCGCGGATCGCGGCGGAGTACCCGCTGGTGGACCTTTCGGTGCGGGAGCCGGACATCGAGGCCGTGATCGCGAAGATGTACGCGGAGCGGGCGGGCCAGAGGGACCGGGTGGACCGGGTGGAAGGGACCGCCGGAGGAGCCCCGCCCGACGCCCGGGACGAGGGCGCCGGGCGGGTGGTCTCGTAG
- a CDS encoding DUF1707 SHOCT-like domain-containing protein → MTDDAVPDLRASDADRERVAAVLQDAVAEGRLDLEEFEERLDATYRARTYRELEPITRDLPAPGVSAPVVDLTKSPEPGGDWASRVGVGGDTPSTWAVAVMSGFQRKGRWTAPRRFNCFAFWGGGEIDLREADFADREIVINAVAIMGGVDIIVPPGVEVVVRGVGIMGGFDHPEENVRSDPGAPRVIVSGLAFWGGVGVRRKLPRAQKQRLREERRREKLERRANRCDGVRGGDADCREPGASSSRRASLGFGHGGLGHGSLGFDSLHGRRAEEQGERRRDRDR, encoded by the coding sequence ATGACCGACGACGCAGTCCCGGACCTCCGCGCCTCCGATGCCGACCGCGAGCGGGTCGCCGCCGTCCTGCAGGACGCCGTCGCCGAGGGGCGTCTGGACTTGGAGGAGTTCGAGGAGCGGCTGGACGCGACGTACAGGGCGCGGACCTACCGGGAACTCGAGCCGATCACCCGTGACCTGCCCGCCCCCGGGGTGTCTGCCCCCGTCGTCGACCTGACCAAGTCCCCCGAGCCGGGCGGGGACTGGGCGAGCCGGGTGGGCGTCGGCGGTGACACGCCGTCGACGTGGGCCGTCGCCGTGATGTCGGGGTTCCAGCGCAAGGGCCGGTGGACGGCGCCGCGGAGGTTCAACTGCTTCGCCTTCTGGGGCGGTGGCGAGATCGATCTGCGCGAGGCGGACTTCGCCGACCGCGAGATCGTGATCAACGCGGTCGCGATCATGGGCGGGGTCGACATCATCGTCCCGCCGGGCGTCGAGGTCGTCGTCCGCGGCGTCGGCATCATGGGCGGTTTCGACCACCCCGAGGAGAACGTGCGGAGCGACCCGGGCGCCCCGCGTGTGATCGTCTCGGGTCTGGCCTTCTGGGGTGGTGTCGGCGTCAGGCGCAAGCTGCCCCGGGCGCAGAAGCAGCGGCTCCGCGAGGAGCGTCGCCGCGAGAAGCTGGAGCGCAGGGCGAACCGTTGCGACGGGGTGCGGGGCGGTGACGCGGACTGCCGCGAGCCGGGCGCCTCCTCGTCCCGCCGGGCCTCCCTCGGCTTCGGCCACGGCGGCCTGGGCCACGGCTCCCTCGGCTTCGACTCCCTGCACGGCCGCCGCGCCGAGGAGCAGGGCGAGCGCCGGCGCGACCGGGACCGCTGA